Genomic segment of Paenibacillus sp. FSL R5-0912:
TAATCGCTGCGGGTAAACAGCCGGGCCTGGTACCAGGTCCGGCTGCGGCCTGTTCCGAAGCCGCGCAGCTCCATTGCAGTGCTGATCTTCTCAATCCGCTCGATACTGGTCAGAATCAGCGGCAGCAGAATGGATACGATGTTTTTCAGCCGCTTTGGCAGCTTCTCCTTACGGGAGATATCAATGCCCCGCGCCTGTGCCGAGAATGAGATGTTCTCATAATCCTGCTGGATGTCGGGAATATAGCGCAAGGCCAGCGAAACGGAATAAGCGATCTTGTAATTGACCCCGACCCGGTTCAGCGAGGCGGCGAATTCACTCGGATCTGTCGTCAGCAGGAACAGCAGGGCCATCGGAATGACCACGGCATACTTCAGAGCGATATTGAATTGGTAGAAAAGCTGCTCCGCAGTCAGTGTATAACGTCCCGCGAGATGCAGCAGATCATGCCGGGTGCCGTAGATGCGTGTTCCTTCCAACGGTGAGAAGGCAAAGATCGCGATGTGATTCAGCAGGAAGAAGAGCAGAATGAAGTAGAGCACAAAGGCATAGTCCTGAAACCGGACCCGTGAAATGCGGAATACGGCCAGGCTGAAGAGCAGCATCAGCAGCAGGCAGCGGGTATCGTAGGTAATCATGGCAGAGACCGACCATACGGCAAAAATAATCAGCTTCGTTGCCCCCGTCAGCCGGTGCACCGGTGAATCCTGCCTGGTATAGGTTAGCATCTTAGCTTTCATCTGCGGCGGTTCCCCCTGTCAAATTCTATAAACCGCCGGACAAATTCTACCGGCTGGTCAATTCCGGCCTTCACAGCCAGCTTGAACAGTGAAGTCTCCTTCAAGTTAGCGCTGCTCACAATATTCCTGTCCGTCAGAATCACCTCCGGCCGGGCATCCGCCAGCTTCCTGCCCTCCGCCAGCACAATCGTCCGTTCCGCGTACTCCAGCATCAGGTGCATATCATGGGTAATCATAATCACCGTGATCCCGGAGCTGCAGAGTCCGCGCAGAAACTCCATAATCTCGTTATAGTGCCGGTAATCCTGCCCGGCGGTCGGTTCATCCAGAAGGAGCACCTCCGGCTCCAGCACCAGGATGGAGGCAATGGTCACCCGTTTCTTCTGCCCGTAGCTGAGCGCTGAAACCGGCCATTCGCGGAACTCATACAGTCCGCAAACTTGGAGCACCTTATGTACCCGCTCGCGGATTTCTTCTTCCGCGAAGCCCCGCAGCTTAAGTCCGAGGGCAACCTCGTCATACAGCAGCGTCATGGAGATCATATGATTCGGATTCTGCATTACGAAGCCGATATGCTCTGCCCGCTCCTTGATCGTATCCGCTGCCAGATCCCGCCCGTTCAGCAGAATACTTCCCGCTGACGGCCGGTAGAACCCGCAAATCAGCTTCGACACCGTTGATTTGCCCGCTCCGTTCCTCCCGGCAATGCAGAGCATCTCGCCGCGGCGGACGCTGAAGGACAGTCCCTGCAGCACCGGAGCCTGCTTGTCATAGCCAAAGGTAATATTCCGCAGCTCTAGCAGCACAGGTGCTGCTTCCTCCTCCTGCGGCACTTCGCTGGCCTCATACCAGGCAAGGAGCTTGGCAGCTCCTGTCTCCAGCTTAATCCCGTCCAGATGCTGCGGGTTCATCTCCGGCGTAATTTCGCAGCCGGCATATTTGAGCGCGGTAAGATAGAGCGGCTCCCGGAGGCCTGACTCTGCAAGCAGCGGTGAACTCAGCAGCTGCGCAGCCGGCAGGTCCGCCGCAATCATTCCTTCATTCATGACAATGATCCGGTCCACCGGCCGGTGCAGCACTTCCTCCAGCCGGTGCTCAATGATAATGACCGTATTGCCGGTCTCACGCTGCACCCGGTCGATCAGCTCAATCGCCCCGGTTCCCGTATAGGGGTCCAGGCTGGCCAGCGGCTCATCGAACAGCAGGACATCCACATTGCTGACCAGCACGCCGGCCAGCATGGTCTTCTGCTTCTGTCCGCCGGACAGCGCCTGCGGAGAGGCTGTCAGCAGGTCCTGAATATCGACCGCTCTTGCCGCAGCTTCCACCCGCTCATGCATCTCCCGCACCGGAACCGCTGCGTTCTCCAGACTGAAGGCAATATCCTCGCCTACGGTCAGGCCGACAAACTGCCCGTCCGGGTCCTGCAGCACAGTCCCCACCACCTCCGACAGGCCGGCAATCCCCAGCTCCTTCGTGTCTCTGCCTTTAACGGTCAGGGTACCGCTTATTTCACCGGGATACGCAAAAGGAATCAGGCCATTGATACAATGGGCCAAGGTGCTTTTGCCGGAGCCGGAGGGCCCGACAATCAGAATCTTCTCACCTTCATGAATCTTCAGGTTAATTTTATGCAGTGTAGGTTCCTGCTGGGCCCGGTATTTAAAAGTGAAATCGGAGAATTCTATAACCGTTTTGCTCATGGGTAACCTTCCTCATATGCTGATTTACGTATCATAACTGACCCGCTCAAACAGAAAGGCCGGTGACGGGCACCGGCCTTTCTGTTTGAATTATATATTATTGCAGTCTTTTCAGGCTACCCTGTTTCGTTCTCGTCTTGGAGTAGGCTATAGCGAGCAGTGTTCCGATGACCGCCACCGTTACAATGTTGGACGCTCCGGCGATCAGCCCTTGGGTGAAGACCTTGTTAGCCGGTTCCGCGTAGATAAGAATATCCAGCAGCGGCGCTACCACGAACCAGGCAATGGCGTTAGCTGCAATCTGCGCAAGATTGAAGGCTATGATCTCTTTCCGGCCGAATTGACCGTCCCTGATCAGGATTCTGGCCACCAGCAGCCCGATAATCAGCCCGACTAGTCCCGAGGAGATGACCCAGCTGAACCAAGGCGAGCCATAGAAGATCGCATCCTTCAGTGTGTGCCCGATCAGTCCGATGAAGAGCCCCGCAACCGGTCCGTATAGTAGCGCAAACAGCGCCAGAAGTGCGTATGTAGTCTCAATGTTGGTATTCGGAATACCTGAAGGAATGGAACCGAACCTCCCCAGTATTACGAACAACGGCGAACCGATGCCGATTGCCACAATCGTTTGAATGGATAATGCCTTGCGCTTAGTCATCTGCTTCATCTCCCTTAATGGACTTTATTGTACGCTTTTTCCGAATTATACATTGGTTTACTCGGGATTACTATAGTGGAGAAGAAATTATCTGATCCACCAATACGTTAAAAAACCTGAACACCGCCGCAGAGGCCATGTCCAGGTCTAATGATCTTACTTATAGCAGCAGCCAGTACAATACTATTTCACTGAAACAGATACCGTAACTGTCTTGGTGCCCAGCTTACCTTTAACCGAAGTGGTTCCCTTGCTTACCGCTGTAATCTGCCCGGAGGAATTCACTTTAGCCACAGAAGGTTTGGAACTGGTCCAGACTACGCTTCCTGTGACAACAGCGC
This window contains:
- a CDS encoding ECF-type riboflavin transporter substrate-binding protein, which codes for MTKRKALSIQTIVAIGIGSPLFVILGRFGSIPSGIPNTNIETTYALLALFALLYGPVAGLFIGLIGHTLKDAIFYGSPWFSWVISSGLVGLIIGLLVARILIRDGQFGRKEIIAFNLAQIAANAIAWFVVAPLLDILIYAEPANKVFTQGLIAGASNIVTVAVIGTLLAIAYSKTRTKQGSLKRLQ
- a CDS encoding ABC transporter ATP-binding protein; translation: MSKTVIEFSDFTFKYRAQQEPTLHKINLKIHEGEKILIVGPSGSGKSTLAHCINGLIPFAYPGEISGTLTVKGRDTKELGIAGLSEVVGTVLQDPDGQFVGLTVGEDIAFSLENAAVPVREMHERVEAAARAVDIQDLLTASPQALSGGQKQKTMLAGVLVSNVDVLLFDEPLASLDPYTGTGAIELIDRVQRETGNTVIIIEHRLEEVLHRPVDRIIVMNEGMIAADLPAAQLLSSPLLAESGLREPLYLTALKYAGCEITPEMNPQHLDGIKLETGAAKLLAWYEASEVPQEEEAAPVLLELRNITFGYDKQAPVLQGLSFSVRRGEMLCIAGRNGAGKSTVSKLICGFYRPSAGSILLNGRDLAADTIKERAEHIGFVMQNPNHMISMTLLYDEVALGLKLRGFAEEEIRERVHKVLQVCGLYEFREWPVSALSYGQKKRVTIASILVLEPEVLLLDEPTAGQDYRHYNEIMEFLRGLCSSGITVIMITHDMHLMLEYAERTIVLAEGRKLADARPEVILTDRNIVSSANLKETSLFKLAVKAGIDQPVEFVRRFIEFDRGNRRR
- a CDS encoding energy-coupling factor transporter transmembrane component T family protein — translated: MKAKMLTYTRQDSPVHRLTGATKLIIFAVWSVSAMITYDTRCLLLMLLFSLAVFRISRVRFQDYAFVLYFILLFFLLNHIAIFAFSPLEGTRIYGTRHDLLHLAGRYTLTAEQLFYQFNIALKYAVVIPMALLFLLTTDPSEFAASLNRVGVNYKIAYSVSLALRYIPDIQQDYENISFSAQARGIDISRKEKLPKRLKNIVSILLPLILTSIERIEKISTAMELRGFGTGRSRTWYQARLFTRSDYTALCLMVGIAAAATIITFYDGSRFYSIF